One genomic window of Azospirillum sp. TSH58 includes the following:
- the flgH gene encoding flagellar basal body L-ring protein FlgH, with amino-acid sequence MPAFRMTAPKTTVRTAFRFALLAAVAAGLPACNAMSRVADIGSAPELTKIKDPQAQPGYQPVSLPMPTPLPTERNPNSLWRTGAKAFFKDQRAAKVGDLLTVDIQINDQAQLNNQTTRTRGNSEKAGMPSFLGFEGKALQRALPDGVSADSLLDLSSSTSNDGKGAINRKEQITLKVAALVTQSLPNGNMVIQGRQEVRVNYEVRDLIITGVIRPEDITAQNTISYEKVAEARISYGGRGQITDVQQPRYGQQLFDIIMPF; translated from the coding sequence ATGCCCGCCTTCCGAATGACCGCCCCCAAGACCACGGTCCGCACGGCCTTCCGCTTCGCTCTGCTCGCCGCCGTCGCCGCCGGCCTCCCCGCCTGCAACGCCATGTCGCGCGTGGCGGACATCGGCTCCGCTCCCGAGCTCACCAAGATCAAGGACCCGCAGGCCCAGCCCGGCTACCAGCCGGTCAGCCTGCCGATGCCCACCCCGCTGCCGACGGAGCGCAACCCGAATTCCCTGTGGCGGACCGGCGCGAAGGCCTTCTTCAAGGACCAGCGCGCGGCCAAGGTCGGCGACCTGCTGACCGTCGACATCCAGATCAACGATCAGGCCCAGCTCAACAACCAGACCACCCGCACCCGCGGCAACTCCGAGAAGGCCGGCATGCCGAGCTTCCTCGGCTTCGAAGGCAAGGCCCTGCAGCGCGCGCTTCCCGACGGGGTGAGCGCCGACAGCCTGCTCGACCTCTCCAGCTCGACCTCGAACGACGGCAAGGGCGCCATCAACCGCAAGGAGCAGATCACCCTGAAGGTGGCGGCGCTGGTCACCCAGAGCCTGCCCAACGGCAACATGGTGATCCAGGGCCGCCAGGAGGTCCGGGTGAACTACGAGGTGCGCGACCTGATCATCACCGGCGTGATCCGGCCGGAGGACATCACCGCGCAGAACACCATCAGCTACGAGAAGGTCGCCGAGGCCCGCATCTCCTACGGCGGACGCGGCCAGATCACCGACGTGCAGCAGCCCCGCTACGGCCAGCAGCTCTTCGACATCATCATGCCCTTCTAA
- the flgA gene encoding flagellar basal body P-ring formation chaperone FlgA: MSRPALRILGTALFAAALAGGPTALAQTMDGTASATAAPQAVVYSPAHVEAALSDALSRQITTGRLQMELDNRAVELRAPAGAGSLTVENLYYNPVQGRFAAEMIVADTRPVVRLPVSGRAYGVVQVPVLSRRIAPGDVIGPGDVDWQDVRADLAGSDIAATDAQLIGLTPRRGVPVNQPVRLRDLQSPRVVDKGALVTITLATENLTLSVQGKALQDGGRGDVIRVVNTQSNRILEATVAGPNIVAVAKPGVIAK, from the coding sequence ATGTCCCGCCCCGCCCTCCGCATCCTCGGCACCGCCCTTTTCGCCGCCGCCCTCGCCGGCGGCCCGACGGCCCTCGCCCAGACGATGGACGGCACGGCCTCCGCGACCGCGGCGCCGCAAGCGGTGGTCTACAGCCCGGCCCATGTCGAGGCGGCGCTGTCGGACGCGCTGTCCCGCCAGATCACCACGGGCCGCCTGCAGATGGAGCTGGACAACCGGGCGGTGGAGCTGCGCGCTCCGGCGGGCGCCGGCAGCCTGACGGTGGAGAATCTCTACTACAACCCGGTGCAGGGCCGCTTCGCCGCGGAGATGATCGTGGCCGACACCCGCCCGGTGGTCCGCCTTCCGGTGTCGGGCCGCGCCTACGGCGTGGTGCAGGTGCCGGTGCTGTCGCGGCGCATCGCGCCCGGCGACGTGATCGGCCCCGGCGACGTGGATTGGCAGGACGTGCGCGCCGACCTCGCCGGCAGCGACATCGCAGCCACCGACGCCCAGCTCATCGGCCTGACGCCGCGGCGCGGCGTTCCCGTGAACCAGCCGGTCCGGCTGCGCGACCTGCAGTCGCCCCGGGTCGTGGACAAGGGGGCGCTGGTCACCATCACGCTGGCCACCGAGAACCTGACCCTGTCGGTCCAGGGCAAGGCCCTGCAGGACGGCGGCCGGGGCGACGTGATCCGCGTCGTCAACACCCAGTCGAACCGCATCCTCGAAGCGACCGTCGCCGGCCCCAACATCGTCGCCGTGGCAAAGCCCGGCGTGATTGCGAAGTAA
- the flgG gene encoding flagellar basal-body rod protein FlgG: MRSLAIGATGMIAQQLNVETISNNIANATTTGFKKQRAEFQDLLYQNLRRIGSTSSDAGTIVPTGVQVGAGVRVAAVARVLEQGNLTVTDNKLDVAINGSGYFQVQLPSGDTAYTRAGNFKLSPEGIIVTADGYPVQPAITIPAEAVDVAINASGEVMVKLDGQVAQQNVGQIQLATFANAAGLEAVGDNLFLQTGASGEAVGGNPGAPGFGRVVQGALETSNVNIVQEITTLISAQRAYEMNSKVIKTTDEMMQQASQLR, encoded by the coding sequence ATGCGCAGCCTCGCCATCGGCGCCACCGGCATGATCGCCCAGCAGCTGAACGTCGAAACCATCTCGAACAACATCGCCAACGCGACGACGACCGGCTTCAAGAAGCAGCGGGCCGAATTCCAGGACCTGCTCTACCAGAACCTCCGCCGCATCGGCTCCACCTCGTCGGACGCCGGCACCATCGTGCCGACCGGCGTGCAGGTGGGTGCGGGCGTGCGCGTCGCCGCGGTGGCCCGCGTGCTGGAGCAGGGCAACCTGACGGTCACCGACAACAAGCTGGACGTCGCCATCAACGGCTCCGGCTATTTCCAGGTGCAGCTCCCCAGCGGCGACACGGCCTACACCCGCGCCGGCAATTTCAAGCTGTCGCCGGAGGGCATCATCGTCACCGCCGACGGCTATCCGGTGCAGCCGGCCATCACCATCCCGGCGGAAGCCGTGGACGTCGCCATCAACGCGTCGGGCGAGGTGATGGTGAAGCTGGACGGCCAGGTGGCCCAGCAGAATGTCGGCCAGATCCAGCTCGCCACCTTCGCCAACGCGGCCGGCCTCGAAGCCGTCGGCGACAACCTGTTCCTGCAGACCGGCGCGTCGGGCGAGGCGGTCGGCGGCAACCCCGGCGCCCCCGGCTTCGGCCGCGTGGTGCAGGGCGCGCTGGAGACCTCCAACGTCAACATCGTGCAGGAGATCACCACCCTGATCTCCGCCCAGCGCGCCTACGAGATGAACTCCAAGGTCATCAAGACCACCGACGAGATGATGCAGCAGGCCTCGCAGCTCCGCTGA
- the flgF gene encoding flagellar basal-body rod protein FlgF, with protein MENPIYVSLSRQMTLRRQLDVISNNIANMNTTGFKQQRMLFTEFLERPGMHEQISFVQDRAVVRDLSAGGMMQTGNPLDLALTGHGYFTVDTASGPRYTRAGNFRLNDQRQIVDGGGLPVLGDNGQPLAIPNGTRDIMVSGDGTVSTELGQVGRLNIVTFRNEQLMTEVGAGLYVSDEEPQAAPADTKVAQGMLENSNVKPVVEMTALIEIQRQYQSNQKLIENEHERIRSAIQKLGRTA; from the coding sequence ATGGAAAACCCGATCTACGTGTCCCTGTCGCGCCAGATGACCCTGCGCCGCCAGCTGGACGTGATCTCGAACAACATCGCGAACATGAACACCACGGGCTTCAAGCAGCAGCGCATGCTGTTCACGGAGTTCCTGGAGCGTCCGGGCATGCACGAGCAGATCAGCTTCGTGCAGGACCGCGCCGTGGTGCGCGACCTCTCGGCCGGCGGGATGATGCAGACCGGCAACCCGCTGGATCTGGCGCTGACCGGCCACGGCTACTTCACCGTCGATACGGCGAGCGGCCCGCGCTACACCCGCGCCGGCAACTTCCGCCTGAACGACCAGCGCCAGATCGTCGACGGCGGCGGCCTGCCGGTCCTCGGCGACAACGGCCAGCCCCTGGCCATCCCGAACGGCACCAGGGACATCATGGTGTCCGGCGACGGCACCGTCTCCACCGAGCTGGGTCAGGTCGGCCGGCTGAACATCGTCACCTTCCGCAACGAGCAGCTGATGACCGAGGTCGGGGCCGGCCTCTACGTCAGCGACGAGGAGCCGCAGGCGGCCCCCGCCGACACGAAGGTGGCACAGGGAATGCTAGAGAATTCGAACGTGAAGCCGGTGGTCGAGATGACGGCGCTGATCGAGATCCAGCGCCAGTACCAGTCCAACCAGAAGCTGATCGAGAACGAGCACGAGCGCATCCGCAGCGCCATCCAGAAGCTGGGCCGCACGGCCTGA
- a CDS encoding flagellar basal body-associated FliL family protein → MTAHAEDDVPTDGLPRKKFSGKKLVLFVILPLVLLIGAGAGVYFSGLLDSLLGKKEEHAEVPAEPAQPDPHAAPVFYDLPDMLVNLNSAGKRPAFLKIKISIQLAKGEDIPAIEHVLPRIIDNFQVYLRELRLEDLKGSAGMYRLRQELLMRITASAHPVKVKDVLFKEMLVQ, encoded by the coding sequence ATGACCGCGCACGCTGAAGACGACGTTCCGACCGATGGCCTGCCGCGCAAGAAATTCAGCGGCAAGAAGCTGGTCCTGTTCGTCATCCTGCCGCTGGTGCTGCTGATCGGCGCCGGGGCGGGCGTGTATTTCAGCGGCCTGCTCGATTCGCTGCTCGGCAAGAAGGAGGAGCACGCGGAGGTGCCGGCGGAACCGGCGCAGCCCGATCCGCACGCGGCCCCGGTCTTCTACGACCTGCCGGACATGCTGGTGAACCTGAACAGCGCCGGCAAGCGTCCGGCCTTCCTGAAGATCAAGATCTCGATCCAGCTTGCGAAGGGCGAGGACATACCGGCGATCGAGCATGTGCTGCCGCGCATCATCGACAACTTCCAGGTCTATCTGCGCGAACTGCGGCTGGAGGATCTGAAGGGGTCGGCGGGCATGTACCGCCTGCGCCAGGAGCTGCTGATGCGGATCACCGCGTCCGCCCACCCGGTGAAGGTCAAGGACGTTCTGTTCAAGGAAATGCTGGTCCAGTAG